Proteins encoded by one window of Cannabis sativa cultivar Pink pepper isolate KNU-18-1 chromosome 4, ASM2916894v1, whole genome shotgun sequence:
- the LOC115714218 gene encoding large ribosomal subunit protein uL15x → MTTRFKKNRKKRGHVSAGHGRVGKHRKHPGGRGNAGGMHHHRILFDKYHPGYFGKVGMRYFHKLRNKFYSPIVNIDRLWSMVPQEVKDKATKDNVPLIDVTQFGYFKVLGKGALPENQPVVVKAKLISKIAEKKIKAAGGAVLLTA, encoded by the coding sequence ATGACTACCCGATTCAAGAAGAACAGGAAGAAGCGTGGTCACGTCAGTGCCGGTCATGGAAGAGTAGGCAAGCACAGAAAGCATCCTGGAGGTCGTGGTAACGCTGGAGGTATGCACCACCACCGGATCCTCTTCGACAAGTACCATCCTGGTTACTTCGGTAAGGTCGGTATGAGATACTTCCACAAGCTTCGCAACAAATTCTACTCTCCAATCGTCAACATCGACAGGCTCTGGTCTATGGTGCCTCAGGAGGTGAAGGACAAGGCTACCAAGGATAACGTTCCCTTGATCGATGTGACTCAGTTTGGTTACTTCAAGGTTTTGGGAAAGGGTGCTTTGCCTGAGAATCAACCTGTTGTAGTCAAGGCCAAGCTCATTTCCAAGATCGCCGAGAAGAAGATTAAGGCTGCCGGCGGCGCTGTCCTTCTCACTGCTTAG